The Candidatus Microthrix subdominans DNA window GATCAAGACCGCCGAGGGGCAGAAGGCCTCGGCCATCTTGAAGGCCGAGGGCATCCGCCAACAGCAGATCCTCGAGGCGGAGGGTGAGGCCGAAGCCGTGCAGACGTTGGCCCAGGCCGAGCGGTTCCGCCAGATCACCACCGCCGAGGGCGAGGCCAAGGCGATCGAGCAGGTCTACGGGGCCATCCACGCCGGCGACCCGACCAACGACCTGATCGCCATCAAGTACCTGGAGACCCTTGGCACGATGGCCGACGGTCAGGCGACCAAGATCTACCTGCCGACCGACACCTCGGGGCTGCTCAGCTCGATCGCCGGGGTGGGCGAGCTGCTCCGGGCCACTCAGGAGAGCTCCGAAGGCGAGCGTCCCACCGCCGGCTAAGCAGCGGCCCTCAGCCGTTGAGGTGCGCCCGAACCTCGCCGAGGCGCCGAGTGACCGAATCGGACAGCTCGTCCCACGGCCGCCCATCGAGTGCGTCGATGACGACGGCCCGCTGGTCGGCGCTTCCCTCGAGCAGGCCGGCGTAGACGGGGACGTGGTGAAGCTCGTCGCCCTCGACGGTGATGGTGAGGGCGTCGTCGGGCAGCCCGGCATCGTCGAGCACGGCGCGATGGCGCTGCACGGCGCTCTCGCTGGACACGCGTTGCAGCGCGCCGAGCGCGCTGCGCACGGCCCGGGTGATCTCGGCCACCCCGCTCAGCGGAGCGATCGCCGCCCGGGCGGCCACCTCCAGCCGGTCGTCGGCCAGTGGCACGCCCTGGAGCGTTGCGCCATCGAGGCCGTCGTAGGCCACCTGAAACAGCCGCGACCGGCTGGCCCCGGAGCGCCGACCGAAGCGCGCCGGCGGGGCCGGGTCGGCCACCCGGTAGGTGACGATGTGCACCGGCAGCCACAGGGCGGCCTGCCACACCAGGCGCTCGCCGCCCAGTCCCAGCCGGCCTCGGCCGGCCTGGCGCAGTGTGGCCGCAGCGCTCTCCGGTGAACGGGCGTGGGCGAAGCCTCGAACGGTGGCGGTAGCGCCGGGTGGCTGCGCCCAGCGCCCCTGGGCGGCGGCGGCGAGCACGTCGGCGCCGAGGCGCCGCTCCAGCTCGGCGCCGTCCCACAGCTCGATCCCCAGCTCGCGGGCCGCAACCGTCGCCCCGCTGCTGAAGCCGCCCGGTGCGGCGATGATGCCCTTGTGCAGGCCCAGGTCGGCCAGCACGTAGGCCAGCTTGGCCACGACGTCCTTGCCGACCCGGGCCCCCCACGCCTTGGCCTCGACGACGGTGACGTACTCGGTGAGGGTGTCGCTGCGCCGGGCGACGACGTCGAGCTCGTGGGCGTTGCCCGACCGGCCCTGCACCACCTGGTTGGCCTGCGTGTCGTAGCCGTGCCGGGCGAAGTACGCCTGGATCACCGCCTCCAGCGCTGCGCCCCGCCGGGCGCCGATCGAGCTTGGTGTGGACACGCCTCCACCCTAGGGAGGACGGGTGACAATCTCACCGACCCGACGTGGGTCGGGGCCCAACTGGTCGGCCGGGACGGCGGTGGGCGAGGGTTGGGCATGGATTTTGCCCGGATGATGGCGCTTGAACCCCACGGCACGGACGTGTTCGTCGGCACCGGACCCCAATATCCCTGGGGCGGGCTCTACGGGGGTCAGATCGTCGCTCAGGGCCTGCGCGCCGCTCAGCTGACCGTCGACGACGAGTTCGTGCTGCACTCGATTCACGCCTACTTCATCCGCATGGGCGACCACACCGAACCGGTGCGCTTCGAGGTTGACCGGCTTCGCAACGGCCGCTCGTTCTGCACCCGGCGGGTCGTCGCCCGCCAGGCGACCGGTGCCATCTTGAACCTGGCCTGCTCCTTCCAGCGACCCGAGGAGGGGTCGGTGCTGCAGACCATCGCCATGCCCGACGTCGCCGGACCCGAGGGCGTCGACGACGACTCCTGGTCGCCGATGTTCGAGCGCCGTCCGGCACTTCCCCGGGGGACGGCCGACCAGCCGGGTGCCTGGGCCGGGCTGTGGATGCGCACCCCCGGGCCGGTGGAACCGAGCCTCGCCCACGCAGCGCTCGCCTACCTGTCCGACGACGTGCCCACCGACGCGGTGCTGCCCCAGCACCCGGAGGCGCTGCCCGGCGGCGAGAACCACGAGCGGTTCATGGTGGCCAGCCTCGATCACGCCATCTGGTTCCACCGGGCCTTCGACCCGGCCGAGTGGCACCTCTTCGACGCCACCTCTCAGGGGTTCGGCAACGGGCGGGGACTGTCGGTCGGCCACGTGTACAGCACCGAGGGCGTCCACGTGGCGACGGTCACCCAGGAGGTGCTCATCCGTCGGAACCGCCGGCCGGGGTGACCGGTTCGCGCGTTCGTTAGGGTGTCACGCCGTGGCCAACCCCTCGGTACCGATCGCCCGCACGCTGTCCGAGCCCGACAGCAAAGACCTGGTGGCCGCGTACGGAGTACCGGTGCCCGGCGAGGCGACGGCCGAGGATGCCCCAGCGGCGGCCGCTGCGGCCGACGCGCTGGGTTACCCGGTGGTGCTGAAGCTCGCCGGTGACTCGATCGCCCACAAGACCGAACGCGGCCTGGTTCGGCTGGGCCTGGCCACGCGCTCGGCCGTCGAGGCCGCCGCCCTCGACCTGCTCGGGCTGGCCCGCAGCGAGGACGGCGCGGTCGAACTGCTCATCGCCCCGATGATCTCCGGCGACCGCGAGCTGATCGCCGGCATGTTCCGCGACCAACAGTTTGGGCCGCTGGTGGCCTTCGGCTTGGGCGGCGTGCTCGCCGAGGCGATCGGCGACGTCGTCTTCGCCCCCGCACCGCTCAACCGGGCCGACGCCGCGGCGCTGATCGACCGGCTGGCCACGCAGGAGGTGCTTGGAGCGTTTCGGGGTCAGCCGGCGGTCGACCGAGAGTTGCTCGTCGACCTGCTGTGCGCGCTGGGCCGCTTGGCGGTCGAGCGCAGCGATGTCGCCTCGGTCGACCTCAACCCACTGATCGTCTGCAATGGTCGGCCCGTGGCCGTCGACGCGCTGGTCGAGCTCGGGGACCCGTCGGCGGGCGACCCCGCGGTCGGTGGCGGCGAAGCGGTCGAACCAGGGACACCTGGTGGTGGCGCCGGCGTCCACCGCCTCGATCCGCTGTTCAACCCGAAGGGGGTCATCGTCGCCGGGGCGTCGACCCACCCGGGCAAGTTCGGGTTCGTCACCCTGCACAACCTGCTCGCCGGTGGCTACGAGGGGCCCGTGTTCGCCACCAACCGCGAGCGGGCCGAGGTGCTCGGCCGGCCGACCCTCGCGTCGGTCGACGAGGTGCCCGAGGGCGAAGCCGACCTGGTCATCGTGTGCACGCCGAAGGCGTCGGTGCGCGAGGTGCTCACGCAGGCTGCCCATCGCGGGGTTCGGGGTGCGTTCCTCACCACCGCCGGGTACGGGGAAGCGGGGGAGGCCGGACGGGCCGAGCAGGCCGAGCTGGTGGCGCTCGCCGAGGAACTCGACCTGGTGATCGCCGGTCCCAACGGCCAGGGGGTGATCTCGACGCCGGCCAAGCTGTGCGCCCAGATCGTGGCTCCCAACCCGCCGGCCGGTTCGATCGGGGTGGTCAGCCAGTCGGGCAACCTGGTGTCGGCGTTCCTCAACCATGCGGTGAGCTCGGGTGTGGGCGTGTCGCGGGCGATCTCGGCCGGCAACGCCGCCATGTTGGAGCCGATCGATTACCTCGAGTACTTCGCTGACGACCCCGCCACCTCGGTCGGGCTGTGCTACCTGGAGGGCGTCGGCGACGGCAGGGCCTTCTACGAGCGGCTGCGCGCCGTCACCCGACTCATGCCGGTCGTCGTCGTCAAAGGCGGCTCGACCGGCGCCGGCGCCCGGGCGGCGGCCAGCCACACCGGCTCGCTCGCCTCCGACGACCGCATCGTCGACGGCGTCCTCGCCCAGGCCGGGGCCGTGCGTGCAGCGGGTGTGGAAGCCGGCTTCGACGCCGCCGCGATGCTGGCCACCCAGCCGCCGGTTCGGGGCGGGCGCGTCGTCGTGGTCACCACGGTGGGCGGCTGGGGCGTGGTCGCCGCCGATGCGATCGAGCGCAGCGCCCACCTGCGGCTCGACCCGCTGCCCGGCGATCTGAGCGCCGCCATCGACGAGCTCTTGCCGCCCAGGTGGAGCCGCAACAACCCGATCGACCTGGCGGGCGGCGAAACCCGGGATACCGTGCCCAGCGTGCTCGAGCTCGTCGCCTCCCACCCCTCGACCGACGCGGTGCTGCTGCTCGGGCTGGGCATCCAGTCCAACCAGGCGGCGCTGATGCGTTCGGGCGGCTTCTACCCCGATCACGGTCTCGAGCGGATCGTCGACTACCACGAGCGTCAGGACGAGCGCTACGGACGGGCGGCGGCCGAGGTGTCGGCGAGCACCAACAAGCCGGTGATCTGCGCCACCGAGCTGGCGGTCACCCAACCGTCCAACCCGGCACCGGCCGCGGTGGCGGCGACGGGCCGTTACGCCTGTGCGTCCGCCGAGCGGGCGGTGGCCGCACTCGATGCGATGGTCGCTGCGTCGACAGCCCTCGGGCGGACCAGCTCGTGAGCGCCCCGATGGACCGCAAGCGGCGCCGCCGCGCCAAGCAGCGTCGACGTCTGGGCTTCCTTCGGGGAGCGGCCTTGGTGCTCGCCGTGCTCGGCGGGGTGCTGGTAGCGGCCGGCTGGGTCAGCGACGGTACCGCGGCGGTAGGCACGTCCCCCCGAACGGGCATGGAGCTGGCCACCCCGATGTTGTCGGCCCGGCGCGTGCCCGACCTGGTGTTGCGCCCGACCGCCGACCTCAAGATGGCAAAGGCCCTGGCCCCGCTGGCCCAACAGTCGCCACCCGACAGCTGCATCAGCGTCGGTCAGGCCGGCGGTCCCGTGTTTGAGCTCCGCCCCGACACGCCGCTGCTGCCCGCATCCAACCTAAAGATCCTCGTCGGAGCGGTGGCCCTCGAGGTGCTCGGTCCGGAGACGACGTTGACCACCCGGGTGGTGGCCGACGCCGATCCGGTCGGCGGCACGGTGCAGGGCGACCTGTACTTCGTCGGCGGCGGCGATCCGATCATCGAGACCGGTAACTACGACGCGTCCCTGATGTTTGCGCCCCAGCCACACACCGCCCTCGAAGGCCTGGCCGATGCCGTCCGTGCCGCCGGGGTGACCAAGGTGACCGGCAATGTGGTTGGTGACGATGGCCGCTACGACGACCTGCGGACGGTGGAGTCCTGGGATCCCGACGACCTGTCCAATGGCGAGGTGGGGCCGTTGTCGGCGCTGTCGGTCAACGACGCCCGGGACCGGACCAACGGCGGCGACCTGGACGACATCGTCAGCGGAGCGATCAGCGATCCGGCCGCCGACCCGCCGGCCCACGCCGCCGAGGTGCTGCGCGAGCTGCTGATCGCCCGCGGGGTGGTCGTCGAGGGCGCCTTCGCCTCCGGCGAAGCGCCCGACCAAGCCCGACAGATCGCAGCGGTCGACTCGCTCCCCGTCGAAGGGCTCGTCGCCCAAATGCTGCAGTTCAGCGACAACAACACGGCCGAGCTGCTGCTGAAGGAGGTCGGCCGGGAGCGGAGCGGCGTGGGGTCGACCGCTGCCGGCATCAAGGTGGAACTCGAGCTGCTCAAGGAGTGGGGCATCTCGACCGAGGGCGTCGTCATCGTCGATGCTTCCGGGCTGAGCGGCGCCGACCGGGTCACCTGCACGCTGCTGCGCCGGGTGCTCGACCACGGCGAGGCCGACGGACTGCTGGCCAAAGCGCTGGCGGTGCCCGGTGAAAACGGGACGCTCCTGAAACGCTGGGTCGACTCCCCGGCCCGGGAGGCGGTCCGGGCCAAGAGCGGCACGCTGTCGATCGTCACCGGGCTGTCGGGCTGGGTGCGCACCCCGGCGGAGTTCGACCTGTCGTTCTCGTACCTGATCAACCGCCCGGGGGCCAACATCGTCCAAGACGATCTCACCAGACAGGAGCAGCTGACCGAGACCCTGCTGTCCTACCCCCAGCTTCCCGACCCCAAGGTGCTGGCGCCCAGCGAGCCGCGTCCCGTCGGATCCGGTTCCTGATCCGATGGAGCCGACGCGTGGGATCGTTCCGATGTTCCCGTTGGGGTCGGTCGTGGTGCCCCACATGCTGTTGCCGCTGCACGTGTTCGAACCCCGATACCGCATCCTGTTCGAGGAGCTGGTGGGGGAGCTGCCCCGGCCGGACGACCAGGCGAGCCTCGGATCGGAACCCCGCTTCGGGGTGACGATGATCGAGCGCGGGAGCGAGGTGGGCGGTGGGGAGGTTCGCGCTGCGGTCGGCACCCTGGCCACCGTCGTCGGCGCCCAGCTGGCCGAGGATGGCCGATGGGCGGTGGTGGCGGTCGGCGGCGAGCGCATCCGGGTGCTCAACTGGCTCGACGACGACCCCTATCCACGGGCCGAGGTGGAGCTGTGGCCCGACGAGGACCCGCCCGACCTCAACGCCGCTCTCGCCGGGTCGATTCCGACGCTGCTCGAGCGCCACGCCGAGCTGTCCGAGCTGATGGTGCAACTCGGTGTGGAGCTCGAACCTGGCGAGGCGGGCTCGGACGTGCCCGATGCCGGCGAGGACCCGGACCGGCTGATCTGGCAGCTGGCGCTCGCCTCGCCGCTGGGCAGCCTCGACCGCTACCGCCTGTTGTCCGCACCCGGATCGGTCGAGCGGGCCACGCGGTTGGTGGCGCTGCTCGACGAGCAGATCGAGTTGGTGCGGGCCCGCCTGGAGTGAGCCGCCGACCTCGACGCGACGCCAGTGCTTGCCCGGGGGGCGCGCCGCCCACTAAACCGAGTACCTCCTGTCGGCCCGGAGCGGTCGACGAAGCGCAGCCGAGGGAGCCACGTGGCAACGAAGCAAGACGAAACTCCGAGTACCGGCGATCAGGTTGGCGAGCTGAAGAACCTGGTGGTCGGCTATGCCAAGCAGGAGACCGTCGATCCGCTGAAGTCGCTCGGCCGCTACGTCGGCTTCGGTGCGGCGGGTGGCACCTGCATCGGCATCGGCGTCGTGCTGCTCACCCTGGCGTTGCTGCGAGGATTGCAAACGATCGAGACGATCAACCAACCCGGCCGGGTCCACGGCGGCACCTGGTCGTGGGTTCCCTACGTCGGCGCTCTCGTCTGGCTGCTGCTCGTCACCGCCGTGGCTGCGAACGCCGCCAAGCGGGGCGGCGACAAGCGTCGCAAGTAGTGCCGGTTGCCCCCCGGCGTCCCACGGCCACACCTCTCGAAGGAAGAAGTTCACAATGAGCGACGACAAGATTGACCGCAACGATATTCGCGACCAGATCGCGGGCATCGGCGAAGGCGTGACCCATCAGGCCGAAGAGGCGAAGACCCAGATCGTGGCGGTGGTGGCCGGGATCGGCCTGCTCGCCCTGATCCTGTTCTTCTTCCTCGGTCGCAAGAACGGGCTGAAGCGTTCTGCCGTGATCGAGATCCGCCGCTCCTGATGCTGCTCAAGCTGCTCAAGCTCGTCGCACCCTTCCTGGCAGGAGGCGGCCCGACGGGCGTCGTTGCGCGCAAGGCGATCGACTGGTTCCAGGATCGGATGGAGGAACCGGGCGAGCAGCGGGTGACCACCGCCAAGATGCAGCCCGGCGACCGGCTGGAGGTCGTGGCCCGCCCGGCACCGACCAAGGCCGAACGAAGGTTGGAGGCCGAGCTGGACGCCGCCAAGGCCAGGCTGGCCAAGGCCCGCAGCGCCAGCCCCAAGCAGGTGAAGGTGGCCGCCAAGCTGGAGCGGACCCAGACCCGCCTGGACAAGGCACGCGATGGGTCCCAAGGGGCGGCCAAGCTCGCCGCCGAGGAGGCCGACCTCCTGGTGCGCTTCGACCGCCTGGACGTGCGGCGGTACGAGCGGCGCCAGGCCGTCGACGAGGTGGCCGCCCTCGAGGCCAGCCTGGAGGCGGTTCGCGCCGTCGCACTGGCCAAGGCCGGCGGGTCGGGCACGACCAAGCGTCGGTTCTATCGCGCTGACGACTGAACGTCGCCGGTTGGTGAGCGTGCCCCCGGTCGATGCCAGACTGGGTTGATGATCGTGCACCTCCGCCAGCCGACCCGAGAGGTCACCTTCGACGGATCGCTGACCGTGACCGCCTTGCTGGGCAAGCTGGACCTCAATCGGGAGTCGGTGCTGGTGATCCGCAACGGGACGCTCGTGCCCGGCGACGAACGCCTGGGCGCCGACGACGAGATCGAGATCCGTCCCGTCGTCTCCGGCGGGGCGTGACCATGAGGTGGACACGATGAAGTGCCGGGTGTGTCGGGGGCCGGCCGTCATCGACCTACGGCGTCACAATGCCAACTTCTGCGCCGAGCACTTCGTGAAGTTCTGTCGCGACCAGACGGCCAAGGCGATTTCCGATCACGACATGGTGCAACCCGACGACCGCTTGCTGGTCGCCGTGTCGGGCGGCAAGGACTCGCTGGCGGTGTGGGACATCCTCATCGCGCTCGGCTACAGCGCCGATGGGCTCTACGTTGGCCTGGGCATCGGGGAGTACTCCGACGCGTCGGCCGACGCAGCGCGGGCCTTTGCCGAGCAACGCGGGTTGACGTTGATCGAGGTCGACCTGGTCGAGACCTACGGCTACGACATTCCCGCCGGATCGCGGGCCGCCAAGCGCACGCCGTGCTCGGCCTGTGGCATGTCGAAGCGCCACGTCTTCGACGAAGCCGCCCGCAACGGCGGCTACGACGCTCTGGTGACCGGCCACAACCTCGATGACGAAGCTGCGGTGCTGTTCGGCAACGTGTTGCGCTGGCAGATGCCCTACCTGGGCCGGCAACGGCCCGTGCTGCCCGCCGGCGACGGCTTTCCCCGCAAGGTGAAGCCGCTGATCCGCCTGGGGGAGCGCGAGATGGCCGCCTACTGCGTCGTGTCGGGCATCGACTACCTGGTCGAGGAGTGCCCGATGGCCGCCGGCAACCGCCACCTGGCCTACAAGGAGGCGCTGACCGATATCGAGATCCGGTCGCCGGGCGCCAAGTTCGCCTTCTACCACGAGTTCCTCTCCAAGGCGGCCGACCGCTTTGCCGACGACGAGACGACCGGGCGCGACGAGTTGGGCATCTGTGAGCGCTGCGGGTCGCCGTCGGAGTCCGAGGTGTGCGCGTTCTGTCGGCTGGCCGAGCGCGCATCGGCGGCTCAACCGGTGCAGCTGTCCAGAAGGGACGGCGGCGCGTGAGCGAACCGACCACCCACGGACCACCCAACGACGGCGCCGCCCGTTCGGGCCACCACGGACTGCTCGAGGAGGGGGAGTCGGTGCTGCTGATCGACCACAAGGGTCGCCGCTACCTGCAGACGCTGAGCGAGAACCAGGAGTTTCACAGCCACGCCGGGCCGCTCGAGCACGACCGCCTGATCGGCGCCGAGCCCGGATCGACCCATCGCACTACCAAGGGCCTGACCTTCACCGTGTTTCGGCCCACGCTGTCCGACCTGGTCTTCAAAATGCCCCGTGGGGCCCAGGTGATCTACCCAAAGGATTTGGGGCCGATCCTGATGCTGGCCGACGTCGCGCCCGGCGTCGAGGTGCTCGAGTCCGGCATCGGCTCCGGAGCGCTGTCGTCGGCCATGCTGCGCGCCGGCGCACGGGTCACCGGCTACGAGCTGCGCGAGGACTTCGCCCGACGGGCTCAGCTGAACGTGGCCCGGGCGGTCGGACCGGAGGCGGCGGCCCGGTTCGCCGTCGAGCTGCGCGACGTCTACGAGGGTATCGAGGTCGGTCCATCAGGTGGATACGACCGGGTGGTGCTCGACCTGCCGGAACCGTGGCAAGTGGTACCGCACCTCCAAGGTGCGCTGCGGCCGGGCGGCATCGTGCTGGCCTACACGCCCAGCATCATGCAGGCCAGCCAGTTCCGCGAAGCGCTCGTCGAGGCCGGGCTGGTGCTCGCCGAGACGCTCGAGGTGCTGCACCGCACGTGGAAGGTCGACGGTGCCGCCGTCCGCCCCGACCATCGCATGGTGGCCCACACGGCGTTCCTCAGCCACGCCCGAATGCCCTCCCGTTCCGAGCGAACCCTGCCCCCGGAGCGTGACGGCGCCTAGCGCAGCCGAGGAACTCGGGTCACTCGGCTTCGATGAAGATGCACTCGCCGGGACACTCTTCGGCGGACTCGATCACGCCCTCGAGCTCGGCGTCGGGGATCTCGGCCTTGCCCTCGGCGCCACCCGGATCGTTGAACACCTTGTCGCCCTCGACGACGTAGGCGAGACCGTCGTCGAGGAGCGTGAAGACGGCCGGCGAGATCTCTTCGCACAGGCCATCACCGGTGCAGAGATCCTGGTCGATCCAGACCTTCAGTCCCATGACTTCTCCTTACGTTGCCCCGCGACGCGGGTGGGGGTTCGGCGCTGTGGCCCTTGTTTGGTGAAACACCAGCGGGTGCTTCTCCCGTAGCTCAGCATAACGACGCCTCGGCAGATAAACCCGGTATTTGCCGGAATAATGGGACAAGGTGACGCCTGTCGCTGGCGACAACCTCGCAGGGGGTGGCTCGCGGGGCCGGGCCTGGCGGGTAGCTTGGCCGTGAGCAGTGGGAGGGGCGGATGACGGCCAGCGACGAGACGAGACGAC harbors:
- a CDS encoding tRNA (adenine-N1)-methyltransferase; the protein is MSEPTTHGPPNDGAARSGHHGLLEEGESVLLIDHKGRRYLQTLSENQEFHSHAGPLEHDRLIGAEPGSTHRTTKGLTFTVFRPTLSDLVFKMPRGAQVIYPKDLGPILMLADVAPGVEVLESGIGSGALSSAMLRAGARVTGYELREDFARRAQLNVARAVGPEAAARFAVELRDVYEGIEVGPSGGYDRVVLDLPEPWQVVPHLQGALRPGGIVLAYTPSIMQASQFREALVEAGLVLAETLEVLHRTWKVDGAAVRPDHRMVAHTAFLSHARMPSRSERTLPPERDGA
- a CDS encoding acetate--CoA ligase family protein, giving the protein MANPSVPIARTLSEPDSKDLVAAYGVPVPGEATAEDAPAAAAAADALGYPVVLKLAGDSIAHKTERGLVRLGLATRSAVEAAALDLLGLARSEDGAVELLIAPMISGDRELIAGMFRDQQFGPLVAFGLGGVLAEAIGDVVFAPAPLNRADAAALIDRLATQEVLGAFRGQPAVDRELLVDLLCALGRLAVERSDVASVDLNPLIVCNGRPVAVDALVELGDPSAGDPAVGGGEAVEPGTPGGGAGVHRLDPLFNPKGVIVAGASTHPGKFGFVTLHNLLAGGYEGPVFATNRERAEVLGRPTLASVDEVPEGEADLVIVCTPKASVREVLTQAAHRGVRGAFLTTAGYGEAGEAGRAEQAELVALAEELDLVIAGPNGQGVISTPAKLCAQIVAPNPPAGSIGVVSQSGNLVSAFLNHAVSSGVGVSRAISAGNAAMLEPIDYLEYFADDPATSVGLCYLEGVGDGRAFYERLRAVTRLMPVVVVKGGSTGAGARAAASHTGSLASDDRIVDGVLAQAGAVRAAGVEAGFDAAAMLATQPPVRGGRVVVVTTVGGWGVVAADAIERSAHLRLDPLPGDLSAAIDELLPPRWSRNNPIDLAGGETRDTVPSVLELVASHPSTDAVLLLGLGIQSNQAALMRSGGFYPDHGLERIVDYHERQDERYGRAAAEVSASTNKPVICATELAVTQPSNPAPAAVAATGRYACASAERAVAALDAMVAASTALGRTSS
- a CDS encoding MoaD/ThiS family protein, with the protein product MIVHLRQPTREVTFDGSLTVTALLGKLDLNRESVLVIRNGTLVPGDERLGADDEIEIRPVVSGGA
- a CDS encoding adenine nucleotide alpha hydrolase family protein, producing the protein MCRGPAVIDLRRHNANFCAEHFVKFCRDQTAKAISDHDMVQPDDRLLVAVSGGKDSLAVWDILIALGYSADGLYVGLGIGEYSDASADAARAFAEQRGLTLIEVDLVETYGYDIPAGSRAAKRTPCSACGMSKRHVFDEAARNGGYDALVTGHNLDDEAAVLFGNVLRWQMPYLGRQRPVLPAGDGFPRKVKPLIRLGEREMAAYCVVSGIDYLVEECPMAAGNRHLAYKEALTDIEIRSPGAKFAFYHEFLSKAADRFADDETTGRDELGICERCGSPSESEVCAFCRLAERASAAQPVQLSRRDGGA
- a CDS encoding LON peptidase substrate-binding domain-containing protein, which encodes MFPLGSVVVPHMLLPLHVFEPRYRILFEELVGELPRPDDQASLGSEPRFGVTMIERGSEVGGGEVRAAVGTLATVVGAQLAEDGRWAVVAVGGERIRVLNWLDDDPYPRAEVELWPDEDPPDLNAALAGSIPTLLERHAELSELMVQLGVELEPGEAGSDVPDAGEDPDRLIWQLALASPLGSLDRYRLLSAPGSVERATRLVALLDEQIELVRARLE
- a CDS encoding phage holin family protein, with the translated sequence MATKQDETPSTGDQVGELKNLVVGYAKQETVDPLKSLGRYVGFGAAGGTCIGIGVVLLTLALLRGLQTIETINQPGRVHGGTWSWVPYVGALVWLLLVTAVAANAAKRGGDKRRK
- a CDS encoding restriction endonuclease, with the protein product MSTPSSIGARRGAALEAVIQAYFARHGYDTQANQVVQGRSGNAHELDVVARRSDTLTEYVTVVEAKAWGARVGKDVVAKLAYVLADLGLHKGIIAAPGGFSSGATVAARELGIELWDGAELERRLGADVLAAAAQGRWAQPPGATATVRGFAHARSPESAAATLRQAGRGRLGLGGERLVWQAALWLPVHIVTYRVADPAPPARFGRRSGASRSRLFQVAYDGLDGATLQGVPLADDRLEVAARAAIAPLSGVAEITRAVRSALGALQRVSSESAVQRHRAVLDDAGLPDDALTITVEGDELHHVPVYAGLLEGSADQRAVVIDALDGRPWDELSDSVTRRLGEVRAHLNG
- a CDS encoding ferredoxin yields the protein MGLKVWIDQDLCTGDGLCEEISPAVFTLLDDGLAYVVEGDKVFNDPGGAEGKAEIPDAELEGVIESAEECPGECIFIEAE
- a CDS encoding thioesterase family protein, which encodes MDFARMMALEPHGTDVFVGTGPQYPWGGLYGGQIVAQGLRAAQLTVDDEFVLHSIHAYFIRMGDHTEPVRFEVDRLRNGRSFCTRRVVARQATGAILNLACSFQRPEEGSVLQTIAMPDVAGPEGVDDDSWSPMFERRPALPRGTADQPGAWAGLWMRTPGPVEPSLAHAALAYLSDDVPTDAVLPQHPEALPGGENHERFMVASLDHAIWFHRAFDPAEWHLFDATSQGFGNGRGLSVGHVYSTEGVHVATVTQEVLIRRNRRPG
- the dacB gene encoding D-alanyl-D-alanine carboxypeptidase/D-alanyl-D-alanine-endopeptidase, whose protein sequence is MSAPMDRKRRRRAKQRRRLGFLRGAALVLAVLGGVLVAAGWVSDGTAAVGTSPRTGMELATPMLSARRVPDLVLRPTADLKMAKALAPLAQQSPPDSCISVGQAGGPVFELRPDTPLLPASNLKILVGAVALEVLGPETTLTTRVVADADPVGGTVQGDLYFVGGGDPIIETGNYDASLMFAPQPHTALEGLADAVRAAGVTKVTGNVVGDDGRYDDLRTVESWDPDDLSNGEVGPLSALSVNDARDRTNGGDLDDIVSGAISDPAADPPAHAAEVLRELLIARGVVVEGAFASGEAPDQARQIAAVDSLPVEGLVAQMLQFSDNNTAELLLKEVGRERSGVGSTAAGIKVELELLKEWGISTEGVVIVDASGLSGADRVTCTLLRRVLDHGEADGLLAKALAVPGENGTLLKRWVDSPAREAVRAKSGTLSIVTGLSGWVRTPAEFDLSFSYLINRPGANIVQDDLTRQEQLTETLLSYPQLPDPKVLAPSEPRPVGSGS